A window of Thermus oshimai DSM 12092 genomic DNA:
GGCCCGGAGGTCTTCCTCCGTGGGGCGGGCCTGGGTGTCGATGACCACGTGGGCGTGGCCCCGGGCGTGGCGGGCGGCCACCCGCTCGTCCACCACCTTCACCGGGAGGCCCCCCCGCCGGTTCCACCCGGTGGCGGAGCGGTTGGGGTCCCCGTCCACCAGGAGGGTGGGCCCCCGCTCCGCCAGGAAGCAGGCCAGGTGGACCGCCGTGGTGGTCTTGCCCACGCCCCCCTTGAAGCCCGTAACCGCCACGATCACCTTCCTCACCTCCTCTGTGGGTCGCCGGGGGCCTCCGGGGCCCCTGGCCTCGGGCTCCCGGGCTCCTGAGAACCTGGGGACTTAGGTACCTGAGCACCTGGGTTCTCGCCGCCCCCCTTGTCCCAGCCCCCGTCCGGGAGGGGGACGTGGAGGGAGCCCACCTCGGCCCGGAACTCCTCCTCCAGCTGACGCTTGCGCTGGTTCGCCTTGGCCTCACCGTACTTCTTGATCCAGGCCTCCTTCTCCCCCTTGAGGTCGCAGAAGTGCAGGTAGGCACACTCCGTGCAAGGGGTGTTCAAGCAGAAGGCCAGGGGCTGCTTGGGGGGCTCCAGGGGGACCCCCGCCTCCAGGAACTCCCGCACCACCCGCTCCACGAAATCGGGCTCCAGGCGCATGATGCGGAACTGCCTGTCCCAGAGCCTGGGCCTCACGGCCTTCTCCGGGGCAGCCCAGCCGTAGTTGCGGGCGATCTGGCCCACCCACCTGGGATCCCGCCACCTGGGGATGTCCACGGTCCGCTCCCGCCCCCAGTCGTCCCCCACCAGCCTCCGGGCCTCGAAGACCACGTGGACCAGGGCCACGTGGGTCCTGTACCCCTGGCGGATCACCTCCTTGAGGGCCGTCTCCAGGACGTCCGTGTCCGAGGGCACCTCCTCCAGGCGGCCCTCCTGCCGCCTCAGGGCCTCCTCCAGGCGGGCCACCAGCTCCTCGTCCCCCAGGTGGCGGGCGATGGTCCGCAAGGGAGCGGCGATCTCCTCCAGGCGCTCCCCCTTCCCGGCGAAGCGCTCGCGGTAGAGGGCGTGGAGGGCCGCGGCGTTCTCCATGGCCCAGACGTAGAGGTTGTCGCGAAGCTCCCGGAGAACCTCCGGGGGGAGCCCCTCGGGGCGGCCTCCCTTGGCCAGCTCCCGGAGGCGGGCGGTGCGGATCACCAGCATCCTGCTCCCCAGGATCTCCCCCGTCCCCTGGGTGTTGGTGATGACCTTCACGCCGAAGAAGTTGAGGGTGAGGACCCGCATGCCCTTGGTGTCGGTCCAGGCCTTGAGGGCGGTCTCCTTCTTGTAGGAGACCTTGAGGAACTGCTCCAGCTGGGAGGCCTCGGCGCTCCCCGAGCGCTGGCGCACCTCCTCCAGGTCATCGAAGGCCACCAGGCCCCCGGTCTCGTCGATGATCCGGGCGGCGGTGGCGGCGGAGGTCTGGCCCGTGACCACCGTCCCGTTGGCCCCCAGCTCGGCCATGAGCCGGGCGAACTCCGTCTTCCCCGAGCCCGGCGGACCCACCACCAGGAAGAGGGGCACGGCCTCGAAGACCGCCTGCACGTAGGAGGTCATGACCCCGAGGGCCGCGAGGAGGTAGCCGTCCTCCCCGGGGAGGACCACCTGGCGGAGGTGGCGCTCGATGAGCCGGGGCAGGGCCCGGGGGTCCACGGTCATGGCGCTCCTGCCCGCCTTGCGGGCCTCCAGGAAGCGGTTGATGGCCTCGGCGCTCCACGAGGCGCTCACGGGGGCCCTGGGGGGCCTGCGGATGATGGTGCCGTCGTCCAGAGCGAGCACCCGGTCCTCCGGGGGGGTGCCGGGCGGGGCGGGGAGGTAGCCCCAGCCCAGGACGATCCCGTCGGAGCGGACCACCACGGTGCGGTAGCGGGCCCCTTCCTCTCCCCGGTTCTCCAGGATCCGAACCGGGACGTAGAGGTGCCCCCCCACGAAGGCCCGGTTCACGTCCACGGGGTCGGGGAGCTGGATCCTGTCCCCGGAGGCCTCCGGCTCCCAGACTTCGGCCCCTTCCAGGAGGAGGCGGAAGCCCTCGGGGGTCCCCCCGGCGAGGAAGTAGTCCGTCCAGTCCTTGCCCATCCCCTCGGGGACGCGCACCCGGCGGACGGGCCTGCCCGCCAGTCCGGCCACCTTCCGGGCCATCTCCTCCCCGGCGGGGTCCGAGTCCTGGCCCAGGTACACCTCCTCCCAGGGAGCCCAGAACAGGGGGTCCTTCCATGCCTCGGGGAGGGCGGAGCCGTGGGTGGAGGTCACCACCGCCAGGTCCTGGGCCCAGGGTTGGAGGTGGAGGCGATGCCAAAGGGCCCAGCCGTCCTTGGCCCCCTCGCACACGAAGAGCCGACGGCGGGGGGAGGGGCCCTCGAAGGGGGGGATGGCCCAGTAGCTGGTGGGCCTCCCCTTCCCCCACCCCTTGCCGGGGGCGTCCCGGGTGAGGCCGGGGACCTCGTAGTAGAGGTGGCGGCGAACCGGGATCCCGTCCGGTCCGATCACCGGGTAGGCCAGGGCGGCGGTGGCCCGGGCGGTGTCCTCCAAGCCCAGATAGAAGCGGCGGGCCGCCCGGGCGTCCAGGCCGCGCCCCTCCAGGTAGCCCATCGCCTCCGGGGTGCGGAGGAGGCGGGAGGTCAGCCGCTTCAGGACCTCCTCAGAGGCCGGGGCCAGGGGAGTCCCGTCCTCGCCCTTGGGGAGGAGGAGGTCCCGGAAGCGGGGGTTGTCGAAGGGGTCCGCCCCGGGTTCCTGGGTACCTGAAGACCCAAGCACCTGGGGGCTCAGGCGCTCGGGCTCCCGGGGACCGGAGCCCCTGCCCTTCCCGCCCTTCCGCCTCCCCGGGGAGCGGAGGGAGGGGCTGGGGAGGCCGAGCCACTCCCGGGCCCAGCGCCGCGCTTCCTCCGGGGAGAGGCCCTTCGCCGCCTGGATCAGGGTGAGGAGGTTCCCCTGCCGGGGCTCGGGGGCGGAGGGGTCGTGGTCGATCCAGAGGCC
This region includes:
- a CDS encoding toprim domain-containing protein; its protein translation is MRDLHGLLLERVDELVPELLPGARRVGDEWRAGSVRGERGDSLAVDRRKGLWIDHDPSAPEPRQGNLLTLIQAAKGLSPEEARRWAREWLGLPSPSLRSPGRRKGGKGRGSGPREPERLSPQVLGSSGTQEPGADPFDNPRFRDLLLPKGEDGTPLAPASEEVLKRLTSRLLRTPEAMGYLEGRGLDARAARRFYLGLEDTARATAALAYPVIGPDGIPVRRHLYYEVPGLTRDAPGKGWGKGRPTSYWAIPPFEGPSPRRRLFVCEGAKDGWALWHRLHLQPWAQDLAVVTSTHGSALPEAWKDPLFWAPWEEVYLGQDSDPAGEEMARKVAGLAGRPVRRVRVPEGMGKDWTDYFLAGGTPEGFRLLLEGAEVWEPEASGDRIQLPDPVDVNRAFVGGHLYVPVRILENRGEEGARYRTVVVRSDGIVLGWGYLPAPPGTPPEDRVLALDDGTIIRRPPRAPVSASWSAEAINRFLEARKAGRSAMTVDPRALPRLIERHLRQVVLPGEDGYLLAALGVMTSYVQAVFEAVPLFLVVGPPGSGKTEFARLMAELGANGTVVTGQTSAATAARIIDETGGLVAFDDLEEVRQRSGSAEASQLEQFLKVSYKKETALKAWTDTKGMRVLTLNFFGVKVITNTQGTGEILGSRMLVIRTARLRELAKGGRPEGLPPEVLRELRDNLYVWAMENAAALHALYRERFAGKGERLEEIAAPLRTIARHLGDEELVARLEEALRRQEGRLEEVPSDTDVLETALKEVIRQGYRTHVALVHVVFEARRLVGDDWGRERTVDIPRWRDPRWVGQIARNYGWAAPEKAVRPRLWDRQFRIMRLEPDFVERVVREFLEAGVPLEPPKQPLAFCLNTPCTECAYLHFCDLKGEKEAWIKKYGEAKANQRKRQLEEEFRAEVGSLHVPLPDGGWDKGGGENPGAQVPKSPGSQEPGSPRPGAPEAPGDPQRR